GCGTAGTGCTGCCTCTCGCTTCCAGGTCTCCCTTGATGAAGTTCGGCACACTCGCCCCTATATAAAAGTTCGGATGGTAGATGTATAAGCCCACGCCTACGTCCGGAAGCACCTTGCTCACGTTCGGTGCCGGAGATGGTTCATTTTCTGCCGTCACCTCACCCGCACCGTTGTACTTGTACCACATGATTCCCGCATTGATCCCGATGCTCAGCTTCACCTTCTTGCCCAAACCTACCCGGTACGCATACGTCGCATTAAACTGGTTCTTGTGCTCCAGACCCAACCGGTCGTTCACAAACCAGAAACCCAGCGCAAAATGCTCGTTCTTCAGTGGGCTGTGGATGCTGAAACTCGTCGTCTTCGGCGCCCGCTATCCCGCCCAGCTTCGTGCCCGACCACTGGTCGCGGTACAGGGCACGGATACTCAGCACTTCACGTGCTCCCGTATAGCCCGCATTCTGTGGCAGCTTGTTGTACATGAACTGCGTGTACTGCGCATCCTGCTGGCCTCGCGCTTCCAATGACAGGATCGCTACCATCACCATAGTCGCGATTATCTGTGTACTTAGCTTTTTTATCATCGCTTTGCTCTTTTTATTTTTTTATATTCTTCCTTTCGGCAGAACGAAGGCAGTCCAGTTGATACTGCCTCCTTCCGCCTTCTCCTTTATTTATCTGCGCAGCGATATAAAGCCTGCCTTATTAATCTCTTCCTCGCGGCTGTTGATGTACTTCAGCACATAGTAGTACGTGCCTTCCGGTAACGGTGAGCCCTGATAACGGCCATCCCAATCATTCAGATAGCCCTCACTGCGGTAAACCTCGATACCCCAACGGTTGTATACATCGAACTGTACCGCTCCCTCG
This sequence is a window from Sphingobacteriales bacterium. Protein-coding genes within it:
- a CDS encoding type IX secretion system membrane protein PorP/SprF, with the translated sequence MIKKLSTQIIATMVMVAILSLEARGQQDAQYTQFMYNKLPQNAGYTGAREVLSIRALYRDQWSGTKLGGIAGAEDDEFQHPQPTEERAFCAGFLVCERPVGSGAQEPV